A genome region from Cryptosporidium parvum Iowa II chromosome 8, whole genome shotgun sequence includes the following:
- a CDS encoding RRP5 like protein involved in rRNA biogenesis with 7 S1 domains and 5 HAT repeats, producing the protein MSRKRNLKNIQDDIDEVEDLEHGDFIGIKSKNLKTITSFTNIERRDLKLGTLLFGVIDHVSEKELIISLPGSNTAIISIENTLEDSRTIPIELFQELKKKSLEDRFSVGQFVNGAIISNNKIKNNITLKPSILNAGLNSNSKCLNVFGYVISALIISKENHGFNIYTGIQGVKTVFMKVEESEFKEYRLGQILPVSIHQFFKEKSLLICTPIYDQNENSKIGRKEILSIHEIKPGLMVECLIHAYSHTNQKDQISQTQSPNKKKKVSDKVSVQPNTKLLQLKKVDKQYVTDQELESIKDFLQSEHSLQVSFCMGTMLGVIPDEHSIHPLSCFYPQEFESSLTTEVIRKSPKSKFITARIIAVSSGADNKIILSTLAHNINLKRGNQKAISEISIGTVISPSNLQMNDSNTLLNSLSNITLFNSQSQKKSQSKINFLTRISDKWISLSTNQFSKDYDKIDQTIKTQPFRVISHSRLENSFFVSFDQKVVQEKYFSSYDALPGQIVKATVTEVNNWGISVRLSEYFSGRIYAEHLFNSSSSGSGSITGTNLSSNSSKSMSKEQMDYIKKHYQIGRSYQFKVLRYEYSDNSWNPLLLLTAKHLLINDQLPLVRSIDKSLKIGQKVTGYISRICIQSTQKSNYNSDLNQSEKSDFIIIRFYGEAYGSMSYKEYIDYYQFDNIDGISKKPTIGEVITVQIKSIDLTNKSLKLTFRMESNGEVEDPKTSSNTPLNRQFLAQLKNIKYSFYDGIFDETIINSKGFILLGVTNQGLLFSQGLKDLVYVPKFSISDNKENSEKIYCLLGEVYRKSNSVSDLNSKISKLKLAPSTLTDTVSRQTLEMNLIGSSGSSINVENNSITLNLNVKLGYLKHSILNGKQGEVIIKNLKSLTNNTLCLGYINHIDHYGLLVSILSSEPLTGIVPRHLISSKVFFDSKEELMRHFSIGETLLLKVVKLDETNKKITLSLKDLEDGTSLVRNSTITKSILKDRLGGLDRDEQVIQLLLNKSLGINEDKDLLVSNSNFVGRVLELSVLTEAGCDGIYMGSLNLNKTKKTIYFKLVSRDKNQDSNKEVSKGIVTKGLFLGGSYLYQNESRNHKKEIHSEMKYVHYICCDDQIVASFSRVMEETEKTASFKVNKKYKKFLESIVNETKSIKINNKEDILYRTESYTLSILMIKNDQDEKVPVIIICPNKSEEREGISKDLSCIVLDKNSNIPVLIGVLYSSKESGSILKKEFNKKDRFELNSRVQCKIIDHMKSYQGLIVQLSNKSFGRISVLELDDDKIDNPLNLEKFKVGGTIQGIIIGDLRNNSKKKRIVSLGGEKSSKLKYAQIDFEISSRISRIRDILDKKDELKEIESFSQVKVGSILSGYVCNSGKEGVFVRVGRELVGRIKLRELTSGTITPEEASRRFFIGKFINQMVVVNINKDEKKVDLSISKLESDDIKLRLSQIETKKQVESEDEYVDMGIDKEVDLGNKVKKMAQSLGDINEKLSFEDLYIGRVLTGVIINVSKKHGLFIRLNDIKDDLTALCKLSECLDGRSNRNKISSVFNVGDNVLCKVLKFNSEKRRVWVGIKPSYFSELKGEEGDNLSFENNQLMDIESVETVESENEEELKDVEMTLGLNDEGLEYRESDHMNDGEEDFLGNRNLEVMKEDSEYEKSQESESKLESKNLNRKQKVQRQLEHEHRIREEEEKGMRSHLNPSTIDDFERLLITHRDVSSLWIRYMSYYLDLEDLDKARMVAERSLKQISVKEEMERWNIWIAYINMEIVYGKNELLTSTGENNISSLRGKEDGIPKNVRQILDRALMNVTDQKKLYIQIFSSLRRHSKEEQGLALLEEGLKKFQTSRKLWVTYLTCLYESDNQKKARDEVIQKSLKSVSKDKVVRLITDIARLEFEYGNINRGRTIFENLLEENSKRMDLWSQYFDILTKLCSKDNPKSNSSMADHIEMARSIFSSCIEKNFKPRSMKMIFTRWLSFEKEFGSLQSQKHVQDLAINYVNKFESNL; encoded by the coding sequence ATGAGTCGAAAGAGGAACCTGAAGAATATTCAAGATGATATTGATGAAGTGGAAGATTTAGAACATGGTGattttattggaattaaaagcaaaaatttgaaaacaATAACATCTtttacaaatattgaaCGTAGAGATTTAAAGTTAGgaactttattatttggagTTATCGACCATGTCAGTGAAAAGGaacttattatttcattaccAGGATCTAACACTGCAATCATATCTATAGAGAATACTCTAGAGGATTCAAGAACTATTccaattgaattatttcaagaattgaagaagaaatctCTTGAAGATAGGTTTTCTGTGGGTCAATTTGTAAATGGAGCTATCATTTCCAACAATAAgattaagaataatatcACTTTGAAACCTTCAATATTGAATGCTGGTTTGAACTCGAATTCAAAATGCTTAAATGTTTTTGGTTATGTTATTTCTGccttaattatttcaaaggAAAATCATGGATTTAACATCTATACTGGTATTCAAGGAGTGAAAACTGTTTTTATGAAAGTTGAAGAGTctgaatttaaagaatatagACTTGGCCAGATTCTTCCTGTTAGTATACATCAATTCttcaaagaaaaatcattattGATTTGTACTCCAATTTACGATCAGAATgagaattcaaaaattggtagaaaagaaattctGAGTATTCATGAAATAAAGCCTGGTCTTATGGTTGAATGTCTAATTCATGCTTATAGTCATACTAATCAAAAAGACCAAATCAGCCAAACCCAAAGTCCTaacaagaaaaagaaagtcTCTGACAAAGTTTCAGTACAAccaaatacaaaattattacaattaaAGAAGGTTGACAAGCAATATGTTACTGACCAGGAATTGGaatcaattaaagattttctTCAAAGTGAACATTCTCTTCAAGTTAGCTTTTGTATGGGAACTATGTTGGGTGTTATTCCAGATGAACATTCTATTCATCCATTATCTTGTTTTTACCCTcaagaatttgaatcttCTTTGACTACGGAAGTTATCAGAAAATCTCCCAAATCCAAGTTTATCACTGCTAGAATTATTGCAGTTTCTTCTGGAGCtgataataaaatcattttaTCAACACTTGCtcataatattaatcttAAAAGAGGTAATCAGAAAGCTATCAGTGAAATATCTATTGGAACAGTCATATCTCCCTCAAATCTTCAAATGAATGATTCTaatactttattaaattcactttcaaatattacaCTATTTAACTCACAAAGTCAAAAGAAATCTCAAAGTAAAATCAACTTTTTGACCAGAATTTCTGATAAATGGATCTCACTTTCCACCAACCAATTCTCTAAAGATTACGATAAAATCGATCAAACCATCAAAACGCAACCATTTAGAGTTATTTCCCATTCTAGATTAGAAAACTCTTTCTTTGTTTCATTTGATCAAAAAGTAGTACAAGAGAAATACTTCTCATCATATGATGCACTACCTGGTCAAATTGTTAAAGCCACTGTTACTGAAGTTAACAATTGGGGAATCTCTGTTAGACTATCAGAATATTTCTCAGGTAGAATTTATGCAGAACATCTTTTCAATAGTTCAAGTTCAGGATCAGGATCAATAACAGGAACGAACTTAAGTTCTAATAGCTCTAAAAGTATGTCCAAAGAACAGATGGATTACATAAAGAAACATTATCAAATTGGAAGAAGCTATCaatttaaagttttaaGATATGAATATAGTGATAATAGCTGGAATCCTCTGCTTCTTCTTACAGCTAAACATCTATTAATCAATGATCAATTACCATTAGTAAGATCTATTGATAAATCCTTAAAAATTGGACAAAAAGTTACAGGATATATTAGTAGAATATGCATACAAAGTACTCAAAAGTCTAATTATAACTCAGATTTGAACCAATCTGAAAAAAGtgactttattattattagattctATGGAGAAGCTTATGGATCAATGTCTTACAAAGAATATATCGACTATTAtcaatttgataatattgatggtatttcaaaaaaaccAACTATTGGAGAGGTAATTACTGTTCAAATTAAGAGTATTGATTTAACcaataaatctttaaaacTAACTTTTAGAATGGAAAGTAATGGAGAAGTTGAAGATCCAAAAACAAGTTCAAATACTCCCTTAAATAGACAATTCCTTGCTCAACTGAAGAACATTAAGTACTCTTTTTATGATGGAATCTTTGATGAGACTATTATCAATAGTAAAggatttattttattaggAGTTACAAATCAGGGtcttttattttcacaAGGTTTAAAAGATTTAGTATATGTACCCAAGTTCTCTATATCAGACAATAAGGAGAACTCTGAAAAGATTTATTGTTTATTGGGAGAGGTATATCGAAAATCTAATTCTGTCTCAGACCTTAATTCCAAGATTTCAAAGCTTAAATTAGCTCCGAGCACTTTAACAGATACTGTTTCAAGACAAACCTTggaaatgaatttaattggAAGTTCTGGATCTAGTATTAATGTCGAGAATAACTCTATtactttgaatttgaatgtCAAGCTTGGATATCTAAAACATTCTATTTTGAATGGAAAACAAGGAGAAGTCATTATCAAAAACCTGAAGAGTCTTACAAATAATACCTTATGTCTGGGTTATATTAATCATATTGATCATTATGGATTACTAGTATCAATATTAAGTTCAGAACCTTTAACAGGTATCGTTCCAAGACACTTAATTAGCTCCAAAGTTTTCTTTGATAGTAAGGAAGAGTTGATGAGACATTTTTCTATTGGAGAGACTTTGCTTCTTAAGGTAGTAAAGCTTGATGAGacaaacaaaaaaatcaCTCTAAGTTTGAAAGATTTGGAAGATGGGACATCGTTAGTTAGAAATTCAACTATTACAAAAAGTATTCTAAAGGATAGACTTGGAGGACTTGATAGAGATGAACAAGTTATCCAACTTTTACTGAACAAATCCCTTGgaattaatgaagataaagaTTTGTTGGTTTCTAATTCCAACTTTGTTGGTAGAGTCTTAGAACTTAGTGTATTAACTGAAGCTGGATGCGATGGAATATATATGGGTTCgttaaatttgaataagaCCAAAAAAACAATCTATTTTAAGCTTGTTTCAAGAGATAAAAATCAAGATTCTAATAAGGAGGTATCTAAAGGAATTGTCACTAAAGGATTATTTCTTGGAGGAAGTTATTTATATCAAAATGAATCCAGAAATCATAAGAAGGAGATTCATTCTGAGATGAAGTATGTACATTATATTTGCTGTGACGATCAAATAGTGGCCAGTTTTAGTCGAGTTATGGAAGAGACAGAAAAAACAGCAAGTTTCAAGgtaaacaaaaaatataagaaGTTCTTAGAGTCTATTGTTAATGAGACAAAGTCTATAAAGATTAACAATAAAGAGGATATTCTTTATCGTACTGAATCTTACACGCTATCtattttaatgataaagaaTGATCAAGACGAGAAGGTACCGGTGATCATTATATGTCCAAATAAATCAGAAGAAAGAGAAGGGATTTCCAAAGATTTAAGTTGCATTGTTTTGGATAAAAACAGTAATATACCAGTACTTATTGGAGTTTTATACTCTAGTAAGGAGTCTGGttctattttaaaaaaagagtttaataaaaaagatcgatttgaattaaatagtCGAGTTCAATGTAAGATCATAGATCATATGAAATCTTACCAAGGATTAATTGTTCAATTATCAAACAAAAGCTTTGGGAGAATATCAGTTTTAGAGCTGGATGATGATAAGATAGACAATCCTCTAAATCTTGAAAAGTTCAAAGTTGGTGGTACAATTCAAGGAATAATCATAGGAGATCTCAGgaataatagtaaaaagaagagaataGTAAGCTTGGGAGGAGAGAAATCTTCTAAGCTTAAGTATGCCCAAAtagattttgaaatttcgAGTCGTATTTCAAGGATTCGAGATATCTTGGATAAGAAGGATGAGTTGAAAGAAATTGAGTCATTTTCTCAAGTTAAAGTTGGATCTATTTTGAGTGGATATGTATGTAATAGTGGTAAGGAAGGAGTTTTTGTACGTGTAGGACGAGAATTAGTTGGAAGGATTAAGCTCAGAGAATTAACATCTGGAACAATTACCCCAGAGGAAGCTTCAAGAAGGTTTTTCATTGGAAAGTTCATCAACCAAATGGTTGTagttaatattaacaaGGATGAGAAAAAAGTAGATTTAAGTATTTCTAAGTTGGAATCTGATGATATTAAGTTAAGGTTGTCCCAAATTGAGACAAAAAAGCAAGTTGAATCTGAGGATGAATACGTAGATATGGGAATTGATAAAGAGGTAGATCTTGGAAATAAAGTAAAGAAAATGGCTCAAAGCTTGGGGGATATTAATGAGAAACTATCATTTGAAGATTTGTATATTGGTAGAGTCTTAACAggagtaataataaatgtttCCAAGAAACATGGATTGTTTATAAGACTGAATGATATAAAGGATGACTTAACTGCTCTTTGTAAGCTTTCTGAATGCTTGGATGGTAGATCAAATAGGAATAAAATTTCCTCAGTTTTCAATGTTGGAGACAATGTATTGTGTAAGGTACTTAAGTTTAACTCCGAGAAGAGGAGAGTATGGGTTGGAATTAAACCAAGTTACTTCTCTGAACTTAAAGGTGAGGAAGGAGATAATCTCAGCTTTGAAAACAATCAATTAATGGATATTGAAAGTGTTGAGACAGTAGAAAGTGAAAATGAGGAGGAACTCAAAGATGTGGAGATGACACTTGGATTGAATGATGAAGGACTAGAGTACCGAGAATCTGATCATATGAATGATGGTGAAGAAGATTTCTTAGGAAATAGGAACTTAGAAGTGATGAAAGAAGATTCAGAATATGAGAAAAGTCAAGAATCTGAATCAAAGCTGGAGTCTAAGAACTTGAACAGGAAACAAAAAGTACAGAGACAGTTGGAACACGAGCACAGAATCagagaagaagaggaaaaaGGAATGAGATCACATCTTAATCCCTCAACAAttgatgattttgaaaGACTTTTAATAACTCATAGGGATGTCTCATCGCTTTGGATTAGATATATGTCATATTACTTAGACTTGGAAGACTTAGATAAAGCTCGAATGGTTGCAGAAAGGTCTTTAAAACAAATCTCAGTAAAGGAAGAGATGGAGAGGTGGAATATATGGATTGCTTATATTAATATGGAGATAGTTTATGGAAAGAATGAGTTACTTACAAGTACAGGGgagaataatatttcttctttgagAGGAAAAGAAGATGGAATTCCAAAGAACGTTAGACAAATCTTAGATCGCGCTTTAATGAATGTTACAGATCAAAAGAAGCTttatatacaaatattCAGTTCTTTGAGAAGACATTCGAAAGAGGAGCAAGGCTTGGCTTTACTTGAGGAaggattaaaaaaattccAAACTAGTAGAAAGCTTTGGGTAACTTATTTAACTTGTTTATACGAGAGTGATAACCAAAAGAAAGCAAGGGACGAGGTTATTCAAAAGTCTTTAAAGAGTGTATCTAAGGATAAGGTGGTGCGTTTGATTACGGACATTGCGAGATTGGAATTTGAATATGGTAATATAAATAGAGGGAGGACCATTTTTGAGAATTTATTAGAGGAAAACTCAAAGAGGATGGATTTATGGTCTCaatattttgatatattaacAAAACTATGTAGTAAAGACAATCCTAAATCCAACTCTTCTATGGCAGATCATATAGAAATGGCAAGATCCATATTTAGCTCATGCATAGAAAAGAACTTTAAGCCAAGGAGTATGAAGATGATCTTCACCAGATGGCTATCTTTTGAAAAGGAGTTTGGATCATTACAGAGTCAGAAGCACGTTCAGGATCTTGCAATTAACTATGTGAACAAGTTTGAATCAAAcctttaa